Proteins co-encoded in one Synechococcus elongatus PCC 6301 genomic window:
- a CDS encoding hydrogenase maturation protease, which produces MCLVIGYGNALRSDDGAGIAVAEAIARWPGTTFRAIACHQVLPELAAELATVPTVIFVDAYPAADCTDGGVEMRRLSPDIEASMLSPHDLTPAALLGLCERLYGHCPTAYWVLIPGHDWHFSEQLSPATQSGVQQALWLIRHWNDQEVLCTN; this is translated from the coding sequence ATGTGCCTTGTAATCGGCTATGGCAATGCACTGCGGAGTGATGATGGCGCCGGGATCGCTGTTGCTGAAGCGATCGCTCGCTGGCCCGGAACGACGTTTCGAGCGATCGCCTGTCATCAAGTCCTGCCGGAGCTAGCCGCAGAATTAGCCACGGTACCCACGGTCATTTTTGTCGATGCCTATCCCGCCGCCGATTGCACGGATGGTGGAGTGGAAATGCGGCGATTGTCTCCGGATATCGAAGCATCCATGCTCAGTCCTCACGACCTAACGCCTGCAGCTTTACTGGGGTTGTGTGAGCGACTCTACGGCCATTGCCCCACGGCTTACTGGGTACTGATTCCAGGTCATGACTGGCATTTTTCAGAACAGCTGTCGCCGGCTACCCAGTCGGGGGTGCAGCAAGCCCTCTGGCTGATTCGCCATTGGAACGACCAAGAGGTGCTGTGCACGAATTAA
- the rplI gene encoding 50S ribosomal protein L9, translated as MAKRVQVVLSQDVYKLGRDGDLVEVAPGYARNFLLPQGLAQPVTRGVLKQVEFRRAREAARLVAEKEAAVARKTALETIGRFVIKKQAGEGESIFGTVTNGDVAEAIQVATTQEVDRREITLPEIHKLGFYKVQVKLHADVTAEVEIQVAAL; from the coding sequence ATGGCCAAGCGAGTTCAAGTCGTTCTCAGTCAAGATGTCTACAAATTGGGGCGCGATGGCGACCTCGTGGAAGTTGCACCGGGCTATGCTCGCAACTTCTTGCTGCCCCAAGGCTTAGCGCAACCGGTGACCCGTGGTGTGCTCAAGCAGGTTGAATTCCGCCGTGCTCGTGAAGCGGCTCGCTTGGTGGCTGAGAAAGAAGCTGCCGTCGCTCGCAAAACAGCGTTGGAAACCATCGGCCGCTTTGTGATTAAGAAGCAAGCTGGTGAAGGTGAGTCGATCTTCGGGACGGTCACCAATGGTGATGTGGCCGAAGCAATCCAAGTGGCGACAACCCAAGAAGTCGATCGCCGCGAAATTACCTTGCCGGAAATCCACAAGCTGGGCTTCTACAAAGTGCAAGTCAAGCTGCACGCTGATGTGACTGCTGAAGTCGAAATCCAGGTTGCAGCGCTCTAG
- a CDS encoding ATP-binding protein, translating to MSIPKFALFEQGLPLGRATEAERLQHCLEQDGDCLIAGVPRSGRTALVRAVTQVLGGYCLEVDCLRATNNPRFLALYLDAIATAFTAPPERDQLREWAAEHRVGIQESATTFKFELGASSRERQLSHAILALPQLLAERFEQRVVVMFRNFSHLQTWDRKGHWETQLRSEIARQTQVCYALIATAAEPWAIASGLEIITLHPLSQATVEQWLNQQFADWGRSFSPDAIQAFWAATQGHPGETETLARRLWLLQPSPTIERSQVEVAIASLLEDLALTFESLLLLLPTSQVRLLESLAIDPTSSPQAGHYIQKHQLSRGGGLQGALNSLMQKGLIYGPESGYRLALPLFGQWLQRRVG from the coding sequence ATGTCTATTCCCAAATTTGCCCTGTTTGAGCAGGGGCTACCCCTTGGCCGAGCAACGGAAGCTGAGCGGCTTCAGCACTGTCTGGAACAGGATGGTGATTGTCTGATTGCCGGTGTGCCCCGCAGTGGTCGTACTGCCCTCGTACGAGCAGTGACCCAGGTACTGGGCGGTTATTGCCTCGAAGTCGATTGCCTACGAGCAACCAATAATCCTCGCTTCCTAGCCCTCTATCTTGATGCGATCGCCACTGCCTTTACGGCTCCACCAGAGCGCGACCAGCTACGGGAGTGGGCCGCTGAGCATCGGGTGGGTATTCAAGAGAGCGCCACCACATTCAAATTTGAACTGGGGGCTAGTAGCCGCGAACGGCAGCTTAGTCATGCCATTTTGGCGTTACCGCAACTCTTGGCTGAGCGCTTTGAGCAGCGCGTGGTGGTGATGTTCCGCAACTTTAGCCATCTCCAGACTTGGGACCGGAAGGGGCATTGGGAGACGCAGCTCCGCAGCGAAATTGCTCGGCAGACACAGGTTTGCTATGCCTTGATTGCCACGGCGGCTGAACCTTGGGCGATCGCCAGTGGACTGGAAATTATTACGCTCCATCCCCTCAGTCAAGCGACTGTCGAGCAGTGGCTCAATCAGCAATTTGCCGATTGGGGTCGCAGCTTTAGTCCAGACGCCATTCAAGCATTTTGGGCAGCAACCCAAGGCCATCCGGGAGAGACAGAAACCCTAGCGCGGCGACTCTGGCTGCTGCAACCCAGCCCGACTATCGAGCGATCGCAGGTGGAGGTGGCGATCGCTTCACTCTTGGAAGATCTGGCGCTGACCTTCGAGTCGCTATTGCTGCTGCTACCCACGAGTCAGGTGCGACTCCTGGAGAGTTTGGCGATCGACCCAACCTCTAGTCCCCAGGCCGGTCACTACATCCAAAAACACCAACTCTCTCGGGGTGGTGGTTTGCAAGGTGCCTTGAACAGCTTGATGCAGAAGGGCCTGATCTATGGTCCTGAGTCAGGGTATCGCTTAGCGCTGCCGCTGTTTGGGCAATGGCTACAACGGCGAGTCGGCTAA
- a CDS encoding GNAT family N-acetyltransferase, with product MPAQIEFRPAQLDDREAIAKLLSASFHRHLGTDSWLYWLLYLSIQSDLKQRLQRRKSGYDCWIAIADGAIAGVIELELKQDWPRQTAYPYCSNLAVAEAWRRQGLASQLLRQAEQTAQSRGSSQVYLHVLESNYRARSLYTKQGYSLQKRDRTWQAWMTGGSWRLFLSKPL from the coding sequence TTGCCTGCCCAGATTGAATTTCGTCCCGCTCAGCTTGATGACCGAGAAGCGATCGCAAAATTGCTCTCGGCGAGTTTTCATCGCCATCTCGGCACGGATAGCTGGCTCTACTGGCTGCTCTATCTCAGTATTCAATCCGACCTCAAGCAGCGGCTACAGCGCCGCAAGTCTGGTTACGACTGCTGGATCGCGATCGCCGATGGTGCGATCGCTGGTGTGATTGAGCTGGAACTTAAACAGGATTGGCCCCGGCAAACCGCCTATCCCTACTGCTCCAATCTGGCCGTTGCTGAGGCTTGGCGTCGCCAAGGACTTGCCAGCCAACTTCTCCGTCAGGCTGAGCAAACCGCCCAATCGCGGGGCAGTTCGCAGGTCTACCTCCATGTTTTGGAGAGCAACTATCGGGCGCGATCGCTCTATACCAAGCAGGGCTACAGCCTGCAAAAACGCGATCGCACTTGGCAGGCTTGGATGACTGGTGGCTCTTGGCGGCTGTTTCTCTCCAAACCTCTCTAA
- a CDS encoding HypC/HybG/HupF family hydrogenase formation chaperone produces MCLAVPGQLLSIHTQPDDPDGLFRSGRVSFGGAIRAVSLACVPEARVGDYVIVHAGLALTVLDAEEAERTLVITAAIAAEN; encoded by the coding sequence ATGTGCTTAGCGGTTCCGGGACAACTGCTCAGTATTCACACGCAGCCGGATGATCCGGACGGTCTGTTTCGTAGTGGACGTGTCAGCTTTGGCGGTGCCATTCGTGCAGTCAGCCTTGCCTGTGTGCCTGAGGCGCGAGTGGGCGACTACGTGATTGTCCATGCGGGCTTGGCTCTCACGGTTCTGGATGCGGAAGAAGCAGAGCGAACCTTGGTGATAACGGCCGCGATCGCGGCTGAGAATTAG
- a CDS encoding oxidoreductase encodes MDKIKLATVWLAGCSGCHMSFLDLDEWLIDLAERVEVVFSPVACDRKDYPEGVDLCLIEGAVANLDNLELLHQVRDRTRILVSFGDCAIHANVPGMRNLWGAESAAAVLERGYLELADTTPQLPNEPGIVPPLLNRVTPIHELVAIEHYLPGCPPPADRIRSLLQALLDQQTPPHSGRDLLKFG; translated from the coding sequence ATGGACAAGATAAAGCTGGCAACCGTTTGGCTGGCGGGCTGTTCGGGTTGCCACATGTCCTTTTTAGATTTGGATGAATGGCTGATCGATTTGGCGGAGCGCGTCGAGGTCGTCTTCAGTCCTGTTGCTTGCGATCGCAAGGACTATCCCGAAGGCGTCGATCTCTGCCTGATTGAAGGAGCGGTTGCCAATCTCGATAATTTGGAGCTGCTCCACCAAGTCCGCGATCGCACCCGCATTTTGGTGTCCTTTGGCGACTGCGCGATTCATGCCAATGTGCCAGGGATGCGCAATCTCTGGGGGGCTGAATCTGCCGCTGCTGTTCTGGAACGGGGCTATCTGGAGCTGGCCGATACGACGCCGCAATTGCCGAATGAGCCCGGAATTGTGCCGCCGCTGCTCAATCGCGTTACACCGATTCACGAACTGGTGGCGATTGAGCATTATCTGCCGGGCTGTCCGCCGCCCGCCGATCGCATTCGCAGTCTGCTGCAAGCGCTGCTCGACCAGCAAACCCCGCCCCACTCCGGTCGGGACTTGCTGAAATTTGGTTGA
- a CDS encoding cysteine desulfurase family protein, with protein sequence MSKDPIYLDYHATTPVDSRVVTAMQPFWGEQFGNPASRSHRYGLEAAAAVQVARETLATAIAAQPEELIFCSGATEANNLAIKGVAETQHRKGQHLITVATEHQAVLSPCRYLESLGFQLTVLPVNSQGLISVEQVAAALRPDTILVSVMAANNEIGVLQPIAAIGALCRDRGVVFHCDAAQALGRIPFNVSDLNVDLLSLSGHKVYGPKGIGLLYRRSGVAIAPQLHGGSQEQGLRAGTLAPALIVGFAQATELAIAEQPTETLRLQTLRDRLWQGLQAIGGLHLNGDPQQRLPSNLNFSIEGIDPSRLIQRIRGAIAVSSGSACSSGNAEPSHVLTAIGRSPDLAHASLRIGLGRFTIAEEIDRTLEILIAAIQAERSRLTRHKKG encoded by the coding sequence ATGTCAAAAGATCCGATTTATTTGGACTACCACGCCACCACACCGGTTGATTCGCGGGTGGTCACAGCCATGCAGCCGTTTTGGGGTGAGCAGTTTGGCAATCCCGCTAGCCGCAGCCATCGCTATGGACTCGAAGCCGCCGCCGCCGTACAAGTCGCTCGAGAAACTCTGGCAACGGCGATCGCGGCACAACCTGAAGAGCTCATTTTTTGTAGCGGCGCGACGGAAGCCAACAATCTAGCGATCAAAGGTGTGGCCGAGACCCAGCACCGCAAAGGCCAACACCTGATCACAGTGGCGACGGAGCATCAAGCCGTGTTGTCTCCCTGTCGCTATCTGGAATCATTGGGCTTTCAACTGACCGTCTTGCCCGTCAATTCTCAAGGCTTGATCAGCGTTGAGCAAGTGGCGGCTGCCCTGCGTCCCGACACGATTTTGGTCTCCGTCATGGCCGCCAACAACGAGATTGGGGTGTTGCAACCGATCGCAGCAATTGGGGCACTCTGTCGCGATCGCGGGGTGGTGTTCCACTGTGATGCCGCTCAAGCCCTCGGACGAATTCCGTTCAATGTCAGCGATCTGAACGTCGATCTGCTCTCCCTCAGCGGCCATAAGGTCTATGGCCCCAAGGGAATTGGGTTGCTCTACCGGCGATCGGGGGTGGCGATCGCGCCGCAACTGCACGGTGGAAGTCAGGAACAAGGACTGCGAGCTGGAACACTTGCGCCAGCTTTGATCGTTGGTTTTGCCCAAGCCACAGAGCTCGCGATCGCTGAACAACCCACTGAAACCCTGCGACTGCAGACCCTGCGCGATCGCCTCTGGCAAGGACTGCAAGCGATCGGCGGTCTCCATCTCAACGGCGACCCACAGCAACGTCTGCCTAGCAACCTCAACTTCAGCATCGAAGGAATCGATCCCAGTCGTCTGATCCAGCGGATCCGAGGGGCGATCGCAGTTTCCTCTGGTTCAGCTTGTAGTTCTGGCAATGCTGAGCCGTCTCACGTACTGACTGCGATCGGGCGATCGCCAGACCTCGCTCATGCCTCGCTGCGGATTGGTCTAGGCCGTTTCACGATTGCCGAGGAGATCGACCGCACGCTAGAAATTTTGATCGCAGCCATTCAAGCCGAGCGATCGCGCCTCACCCGCCATAAAAAAGGCTGA
- the hypF gene encoding carbamoyltransferase HypF: MTGVLTAKQERWRLRVQGVVQGIGFRPFVWRLARELGLTGWVNNDAAGAQIEVEGAIAQLQQFQQRLLVELPAAGRCDRLQQERLTLQGDREFVIATSMASEQSTAQLPPDRAPCSACLRELWDLRDRRYRYPFLNCTVCGPRASIVRQLPYDRNRTTLATFPLCPDCQREYQDPSDRRFHAQPIACPTCGPQLQLWDAQGQVLADRDRSLTEAIAALQQGKILALKGLGGFQLLVDACQTDAVQRLRDRKSRPHKPLALLLPDLEAVRQLCQISAAEAELLQSPAAPIVLLRAIASEPWLAAIAPDCCELGLMLPATPLHHLLSRDFGQPLVATSGNRSGDPLCWDEVDALESLSAIADLWLVHDRPIALPMDDSVTRIIDGQIQVLRRARGYVPTPIAIATPAEPLLILGSWQKNTPAIAADGQLQLAPYVGDLESLAARDRRQQVIEHLQTVMGLQPTAWVADAHPDAPLLAPTETRSGWHVQHHLAHVLAVAAEHQLQPPFLGLAWDGSGWGLDQTVWGSEALICQTEGWQRWRHLQLWPLLGGDRAAKEPRRSALALLWQLEGDRCWDLPELQTVFSPTERSLLQAWLSRDRGLKTSSMGRLFEAIAWICRWQGDQTYEGQVATWLENQCDPQIVGDYPLSLTETGIDWRSLLQAVWCDRQADLSTAILATRFHRSLIQLVVALAQQAGLEPVILSGGCFQNRFLLEGAIAALRSAGFQPYWAQQLPPNDGGIAAGQVLAVHWYGGSKHVLSGSGTTAQYSHAAG; this comes from the coding sequence ATGACAGGAGTCCTCACGGCAAAACAGGAGCGCTGGCGGCTGCGCGTCCAAGGCGTGGTGCAGGGCATCGGCTTCCGACCTTTTGTCTGGCGTTTGGCTCGCGAACTGGGACTGACCGGCTGGGTGAACAATGATGCGGCTGGCGCTCAGATTGAAGTGGAAGGAGCGATCGCCCAACTCCAGCAGTTTCAGCAGCGCTTGCTGGTTGAACTCCCTGCGGCAGGTCGCTGTGATCGCCTGCAACAAGAACGGCTGACTCTTCAAGGCGATCGCGAGTTTGTGATTGCAACTTCAATGGCTTCGGAGCAGAGCACCGCGCAACTACCGCCCGATCGCGCTCCTTGCTCTGCCTGTCTGCGAGAACTGTGGGATCTGCGCGATCGCCGCTATCGCTATCCCTTTCTGAATTGCACCGTCTGCGGCCCGCGCGCCAGCATTGTTCGGCAACTTCCCTACGATCGCAATCGCACCACGCTGGCGACGTTTCCGCTCTGCCCCGACTGTCAGCGGGAGTATCAAGATCCGAGCGATCGCCGGTTTCATGCCCAGCCGATCGCCTGCCCCACCTGTGGCCCACAACTGCAACTTTGGGATGCTCAAGGTCAAGTTTTAGCCGATCGCGATCGCTCTTTGACTGAGGCGATCGCCGCACTTCAACAAGGCAAAATTCTGGCATTGAAAGGACTGGGCGGCTTTCAACTGCTGGTAGATGCCTGCCAGACTGACGCGGTGCAACGACTGCGCGATCGCAAAAGCCGACCTCATAAACCGCTAGCGTTACTCCTGCCGGATCTGGAGGCGGTGCGACAGCTTTGCCAAATCTCTGCCGCTGAAGCAGAACTCTTGCAGTCGCCTGCTGCACCGATCGTGTTGCTGCGGGCGATCGCTTCGGAACCTTGGCTGGCGGCGATCGCACCAGACTGCTGTGAACTCGGCCTGATGCTACCGGCGACACCGCTCCATCATTTGCTCAGTCGTGATTTTGGTCAGCCGTTGGTCGCCACCAGTGGCAACCGTAGCGGCGATCCGCTCTGCTGGGATGAAGTAGATGCGCTGGAGAGCTTGAGTGCAATCGCCGATCTTTGGCTCGTCCACGATCGTCCGATCGCCCTACCAATGGATGATTCCGTCACGCGGATTATTGATGGACAGATTCAAGTTCTGCGCCGAGCAAGGGGCTACGTTCCGACGCCGATCGCGATCGCAACGCCCGCTGAACCCCTCCTCATTCTGGGTAGTTGGCAGAAGAACACGCCCGCGATCGCGGCTGATGGACAACTGCAACTCGCGCCCTATGTTGGTGACCTCGAAAGTCTTGCCGCCCGCGATCGCCGCCAACAAGTAATTGAGCATCTACAAACTGTGATGGGATTGCAGCCAACCGCTTGGGTTGCCGATGCTCATCCGGATGCGCCTTTGCTGGCGCCAACCGAAACGCGATCGGGCTGGCATGTTCAGCATCACTTGGCGCATGTGTTGGCCGTAGCAGCCGAACATCAACTGCAACCACCTTTTCTCGGGCTGGCTTGGGATGGCAGTGGCTGGGGACTCGATCAAACCGTTTGGGGCAGTGAAGCCTTGATTTGCCAGACGGAGGGCTGGCAACGCTGGAGGCATCTCCAGCTGTGGCCACTGTTGGGGGGCGATCGCGCTGCAAAAGAACCGCGCCGGTCTGCTCTGGCCCTGCTCTGGCAGCTCGAAGGCGATCGCTGCTGGGATTTGCCGGAGTTACAAACGGTGTTCAGCCCGACGGAGCGATCGCTGTTACAGGCGTGGTTAAGTCGCGATCGCGGCCTGAAAACCTCCAGCATGGGGCGATTATTTGAGGCGATCGCTTGGATCTGTCGTTGGCAGGGTGATCAAACCTACGAAGGGCAGGTGGCGACTTGGCTAGAAAATCAGTGCGATCCTCAGATTGTCGGCGATTATCCGCTGTCCCTGACTGAAACAGGTATTGACTGGCGATCGCTTCTGCAAGCGGTTTGGTGCGATCGCCAAGCAGATCTATCCACGGCGATCCTCGCAACTCGTTTTCATCGCAGCCTGATTCAGTTGGTTGTGGCACTTGCCCAGCAAGCAGGGCTAGAGCCAGTGATTTTGAGTGGTGGTTGCTTCCAGAATCGTTTCTTATTGGAAGGCGCGATCGCGGCTTTGCGATCGGCGGGCTTCCAGCCCTATTGGGCACAGCAACTACCGCCCAATGATGGTGGCATTGCAGCTGGACAGGTCTTAGCCGTTCATTGGTATGGAGGATCCAAGCATGTGCTTAGCGGTTCCGGGACAACTGCTCAGTATTCACACGCAGCCGGATGA
- the hoxU gene encoding bidirectional hydrogenase complex protein HoxU, translating to MSVVTLQIDDQELAANVGQTVLQVAREASIPIPTLCHLQGVSDVGACRLCVVEVAGSPKLQPACLLTVSEGLVVQTRSPRLERYRRQIVELFFAEGNHVCAICVANGNCELQDAAIAVGMDHSRYPYRFPKRDVDLSHRFFGLDHNRCILCTRCVRVCDEIEGAHVWDVAMRGEHCRIVAGMDQPWGAVDACTNCGKCIDACPTGALFHKGETTGEIERDRDKLAFLAEARGQRRWTR from the coding sequence ATGTCTGTCGTCACCTTACAAATTGATGATCAAGAGCTGGCTGCCAACGTAGGCCAAACGGTGCTGCAGGTGGCTCGCGAGGCGAGCATTCCGATTCCGACCCTCTGCCATCTTCAAGGGGTGAGTGATGTAGGAGCCTGTCGTCTCTGCGTCGTGGAAGTGGCGGGATCGCCTAAGCTGCAACCGGCTTGTTTACTGACGGTCAGTGAAGGTTTGGTGGTGCAAACGCGATCGCCCCGCCTTGAGCGCTACCGCCGCCAGATTGTCGAACTCTTTTTTGCGGAAGGCAATCACGTTTGTGCGATCTGTGTGGCCAATGGCAATTGCGAACTGCAGGATGCCGCGATCGCCGTCGGCATGGATCACAGCCGCTACCCTTACCGTTTCCCGAAACGGGACGTCGATCTATCGCACCGCTTCTTTGGGCTGGATCACAATCGCTGCATTCTCTGTACGCGCTGTGTGCGGGTTTGTGACGAAATCGAAGGGGCGCATGTCTGGGATGTGGCGATGAGGGGCGAGCACTGTCGGATTGTTGCCGGCATGGATCAGCCTTGGGGCGCAGTCGATGCCTGCACCAACTGCGGCAAATGTATCGATGCCTGCCCGACCGGAGCGCTGTTCCACAAGGGCGAAACTACGGGCGAAATTGAGCGCGATCGCGACAAGTTAGCGTTCTTGGCCGAAGCACGAGGACAGCGGCGATGGACAAGATAA
- a CDS encoding Ni/Fe hydrogenase subunit alpha, with product MTRTIVIDPVTRIEGHAKISVFLDDQGNAEAARFHVVEYRGFEKFCEGRPFTEMAGITARICGICPVSHLLAAAKTGDKILAVQIPPAAENLRRLINLAQIIQSHALSFFHLSSPDFLLGWDSDPARRNLFGLIAADPESARAGIRLRQFGQQLIEWLGGRKIHAAWAVPGGVRSLLSQEGMVWIRDRLPAELATVRATLDRFKRLLDREFREETAVFGDFPSLFMGLVADNGDWEHYGGHLRFVDSQGRIIADRLREDDYASFLGEAVEPWSYLKFPYYKPWGYPEGMYRVGPLARLNVCDRIGTGRGGSRATGTARSRGGTVTSSFLYHYARLVEILASLEKIAEMVEDPNLQTGFLRSQAGVNCLEAIGVSEAPRGTLFHHYRVDSHGKIERVNLIIATGQNNLAMNRTVTQIAQHYIRHGEVQESFLNRVEAGIRCFDPCLSCSTHTAGQMPLKIEIFDSRGELYQCLCRDL from the coding sequence ATGACGCGCACGATTGTCATTGATCCAGTAACGCGGATTGAAGGCCACGCCAAGATCTCCGTGTTTTTGGATGATCAGGGCAATGCCGAGGCAGCGCGGTTTCACGTCGTTGAATATCGCGGCTTTGAAAAGTTCTGCGAGGGCCGCCCCTTTACCGAAATGGCGGGGATCACGGCGCGGATCTGCGGCATTTGTCCGGTCAGCCACCTACTGGCCGCCGCGAAAACCGGCGACAAAATTCTGGCGGTGCAGATCCCGCCAGCCGCGGAAAACCTGCGTCGATTGATCAATCTGGCCCAGATCATCCAGTCCCACGCCCTCAGCTTTTTTCATCTCAGTAGCCCCGATTTTCTGCTGGGCTGGGATAGTGATCCGGCAAGGCGTAATCTCTTCGGCTTGATTGCTGCTGATCCAGAAAGCGCTCGCGCCGGCATCCGACTCCGGCAGTTTGGACAGCAGCTGATCGAGTGGTTGGGGGGGCGCAAAATTCATGCAGCTTGGGCGGTACCGGGCGGGGTGCGGAGTCTTCTCAGTCAGGAAGGCATGGTTTGGATCCGCGATCGCCTACCCGCTGAGCTAGCGACAGTACGGGCCACGCTCGATCGCTTCAAACGGCTGCTCGATCGCGAGTTCCGAGAAGAAACAGCCGTCTTTGGCGACTTCCCCAGCTTGTTCATGGGGCTGGTGGCCGATAACGGCGACTGGGAGCACTACGGCGGTCATCTCCGCTTTGTTGATAGCCAAGGACGGATCATTGCCGATCGCCTCAGGGAGGATGACTATGCCAGCTTTTTGGGTGAAGCGGTCGAACCGTGGTCCTATCTCAAATTTCCCTACTACAAGCCGTGGGGCTACCCTGAGGGGATGTATCGGGTTGGGCCGCTGGCGCGTCTCAATGTCTGCGATCGCATCGGTACGGGCAGGGGCGGAAGCAGAGCGACAGGAACTGCGCGATCGCGTGGTGGCACAGTCACCAGCAGCTTCCTCTATCACTACGCTCGGCTAGTCGAAATTTTGGCGAGCCTCGAGAAGATTGCGGAGATGGTTGAAGACCCCAACCTGCAAACAGGATTCCTGCGATCGCAGGCTGGGGTCAATTGTCTGGAGGCGATTGGTGTCAGTGAGGCACCTCGTGGGACGTTATTCCACCACTACCGCGTCGATTCCCACGGCAAAATCGAGCGCGTCAACCTGATCATTGCCACGGGCCAAAACAATCTGGCGATGAATCGCACTGTTACCCAAATTGCCCAACACTACATTCGCCATGGGGAGGTGCAGGAGTCTTTTCTGAACCGAGTGGAGGCGGGTATTCGCTGCTTTGATCCCTGCCTTTCCTGCTCAACCCATACAGCCGGACAAATGCCCCTCAAAATCGAGATTTTTGACAGTCGGGGGGAACTCTACCAATGCCTATGTCGTGATCTCTAA
- the hypA gene encoding hydrogenase maturation nickel metallochaperone HypA translates to MHELSLATALVETALWQAVQAEAQQIVSLKLRLGTWAGVDAEALRFAFSLVQQDTIAASAQLVIESVPAQFRCQTCGQQTPPPLLAACSHCGSDRWQLQQGRELQLQSMEVV, encoded by the coding sequence GTGCACGAATTAAGTCTGGCGACTGCCTTGGTAGAGACTGCGCTCTGGCAGGCAGTTCAAGCCGAGGCGCAGCAAATCGTCAGTCTGAAGCTGCGATTGGGAACTTGGGCAGGCGTGGATGCGGAGGCGCTGCGATTTGCCTTTTCCCTTGTGCAGCAAGACACGATCGCTGCCTCGGCGCAATTAGTGATTGAGTCAGTGCCTGCTCAATTTCGCTGTCAGACCTGTGGCCAGCAAACCCCACCGCCGCTGTTAGCTGCCTGTTCCCACTGTGGAAGCGATCGCTGGCAGTTGCAGCAGGGGCGAGAGTTGCAGTTGCAATCGATGGAGGTGGTTTAG
- the hypB gene encoding hydrogenase nickel incorporation protein HypB, giving the protein MCGVCGCQSPDPVVIATPEPRQISLAEAILHRNDHAAAHNREHFQRAGVLALNLLSSPGSGKTALLERTLRELPPTLRPAAIVGDLATDRDAQRLQATGAPAIQIETGELCHLEADLVHRACHQLDLSAIDILFIENVGNLVCPAAFDLGEERRVLLLSVTEGEDKPLKYPSAFSRADLVLITKVDLAEAVEFDQAAAIANLRAVNPTATILPVSSRGGQGWSDWLDWLQVQRSHLLAPVKA; this is encoded by the coding sequence ATGTGTGGTGTTTGTGGCTGCCAAAGTCCCGATCCGGTCGTGATTGCTACGCCGGAGCCACGCCAGATTTCTTTGGCAGAAGCGATTTTGCATCGTAATGATCATGCGGCAGCGCATAATCGCGAGCATTTTCAGCGGGCTGGCGTGCTAGCGCTTAACCTATTGTCGTCGCCCGGTTCCGGCAAAACGGCGCTGCTAGAACGGACGTTGCGCGAGTTGCCGCCTACCCTGCGACCGGCTGCGATCGTGGGTGATCTGGCGACCGATCGCGATGCCCAGCGTCTGCAAGCAACGGGTGCGCCGGCGATTCAGATTGAAACGGGCGAACTCTGCCATCTGGAAGCGGATCTCGTTCATCGTGCCTGCCATCAGCTCGACCTGAGCGCGATCGATATTCTCTTCATCGAAAATGTTGGCAATTTGGTTTGTCCTGCTGCGTTTGACCTTGGGGAAGAGCGGCGGGTGTTGCTGCTGTCGGTGACGGAGGGCGAGGATAAGCCGCTCAAGTATCCCAGTGCCTTTAGTCGTGCTGATCTGGTGCTGATTACTAAAGTCGATTTAGCCGAGGCAGTGGAGTTTGATCAGGCGGCGGCGATCGCCAATCTGCGGGCAGTCAATCCCACGGCGACGATTCTGCCGGTCAGCAGTCGGGGCGGACAGGGTTGGAGCGACTGGCTGGATTGGTTGCAGGTGCAGCGATCTCATCTTCTAGCGCCGGTCAAAGCTTAA